TATGTACCGGAAAAGGGCGAACACATTTTAAAAGTCGGTAAAAGAAAGTTCTTTAAAGTAATTGTTGAATAATGAGGGTTTTTGTATTTGGGGCTACAGGATCTATAGGTAAGAGTTTTTTTTCTCTTGTTAAGAACTTTCCTGAAATTGAAGTAGTAGGTATTCAGGCTCATAAGAATGAGAAGAAGCTTGTTAAGTTGAAGGAAAAGTTCAAAGTAAACTATGCCTTTTTAACCGGTAGACAGAGTAACTCTAAAGATGTAATAGATGATAGAGAAAAGTTAAAAGAGTTTGTTACATCTAAAAAGATAGACAGGGTTCTTTTTGGGGCAGCAGGGGTAGACCTCTTTGATGTGTTTTTTGAACTTCTTGAAAAAAACAAAGTTATATGTATGGCAAATAAGGAAATTATTGTTGCCTTTGGAGAAATAATAAAACAGAAAAATTTAAACAATATAATTCCTGTAGACTCAGAGCACTCTTCAATTTTTAGGATAATTAAATATTTAAATTTTAATGATATTGAGAAGATAATTTTAACGGCTTCGGGAGGGCCTTTTTATAACATAGAAAACAGCAAACTGGCTAAGGTTAAAGTTAAAGAGGCACTTAAACACCCTAGGTGGAAGATGGGTAAAAAAATTACTATAGATTCGGCAACACTAATTAATAAGGGATTTGAGATAATAGAGGCACACTACCTTTTTGGTATAGAACCTGAAAGAATCGAAGTTCTATATCACCCTCAAAGTAAAATCCACGGGCTTGTTTTACTTAGAGACGGCACATATATAGCTCACATCAGTGAACCTGATATGAGAATTCCTATTTTAAATGCTCTTTTTTATCCAGAAATAAAAAACTATAATAGGAGAGTAGATAAGTTTTATGGAACATTAAATTTTGAAAAAATTAAAAAAAGTAAAAGGAAACTAATTGATCTTTGTTTAAAGGCTTTAAAAGAAAAAAAAGGAAAACCAGCGTATATAGTGGGTGCCGACGAGGAGCTTGTAAGGCTATTTTTAATGGGAAAAATAAAATTTAATGAAATTGAGAAAATTCTCTATAAGGTTTATAAAAAATCTATAGCTGTAGACGATAGAGATCCTAATGAGATTCTAAAGTCTATTGAAGTTTCTAAAAAAATGGTACACAAGGAGTTAGGATGATTTCTACAGTAGTAGTTACCCTTTTACTACTTTCTGTGCTTATTTTTATTCACGAATTAGGACACTTCTTAGCAAGTAAACTCTTAAAGGTACCGGTTGAGGAATTTTCCATTGGTTTTGGTCCCAAAGTTTTTTCTTTTAAAAGTAAAGAGACAACCTTTAAGATTTCACTTATACCCTTTGGTGGTTATGTAAAAGTTTTTGGAGAGGATATAGAAGGAGAAAATTCTTTTTGGTATAGACCTTTTTATGTAAAATTTTTGATTTTAATTTCTGGTGTCCTTTTTAACTTCCTCTTTGGTTTCATTATAATTTTTCTCCTATTCTTTCTCTTTGGTATTGTTGAATCAGGTCCTTATATTGATGAACCTAAAGAAGAAACACCAGCCTATATAGCCGGATTTAAATTTGGAGACAAGATATTGAAAGTAGACGGAAAAAATTTTGTAAGGTGGAAAGAGTTTTACGCAGTTTTTCAGGATGGTGATACTCATGTAGTTAGCATTTTAAGAAATAATAGGGATACATTAAAGCTAAAACTATGGGGTGTATGGAATGATACTGTATCGAAGTTTGAGACAGGTATTTTACCGGTTCTTTTTCCTGTTATAGGAGAGGTTGTTCCGGGATTACCGGCGGAAAAAGTTGGATTTAAAGAGAAAGATACGATAATAAAGATAAATGATACGAACATAAAAAAATGGGAGGAAATACAGAGTCTCATTGAGAAATCAGGGGGTAAAAAAGTAGTAGTAAAAGTAAAGAGGGGAGGAGATACTTTGACATTTGAGGTTAACCCAATTAAGATAAATGACTCTTATAAAATAGGTATAAGAGCGGATATAAATGTCCTAAAACTTCCTTTTTTAAAGGCTCTGCAGCATGCCTGGGAGGAAAGTTACTTTATAATTTATCAAACCTTTAGATTTATCTTTCTTTTTTTAAGGGGTAAGGCTCCAATTGAGTCATTTGGTGGTCCAGTTATGATAGGTAAAGTTGTTGGAGAAACAAAAAGTAAGGGTTTATCATCCCTACTTTTTATACTTGCCTTTATTTCTATTAATTTAGCTCTTATAAATCTATTACCTATTCCAGCTCTTGACGGTGGTCATTTACTTACTATCACTGTTGAGGCTATCTTGAGAAAAAGGCTCTCCTTCAGGATTAGATCACTAATCCAGCTAATTGGATTTGCCCTTCTTATTTCAATATCGATCTTAATCACTATACTTGACATTCATCGTATTCTTAAGTAATTTATTCTCTTTTTAAGATTTTCTTCTGGATAAAAACATATATAGTTGGTATAAAGACAAGGCTTACTAAAAGTGAAAATAAAAGACCCCCTATGACAGATAGCGCAAGTGGTTTCCAGGTTTCTGATCCTTCACCCCCTAATATTACAAGGGGTGTTAAACCCATGATTGTTGTAAAGCTTGTTATTAGAATAGGTCTTAGTCTCCTTAACGCCCCTTCTTTAGTAGCCTCAATAACTTTCTTACCTTCATTTTTTAACCTTTCCACATAATCCAGCATAACGATCGCATTGTTAACTACTATTCCTATCATCATAATTAAACCAACGAAGGATGGTACTGAGAAAGAAGTGTTAGTAAGTATATGGATTAGAGCAACTCCTGTTATTCCTGAGGGTACAGTGAACATTATTATAAAAGGTAAAATAAAAGATTCAAACTGAGCTGCCATCACTAGATATACAATAACTATTCCAATAAAGAAAGCATAAAGCAAAATTTTGAAAGATTCTGCTTGTTCCTCGGTTAATCCACCGAATTCAACTCTGTATCCGCCCTTTTCACCTAAGATATTCTCAAGTTTTGTTTCTAGTTCCTTTCTTATCTCACCCAGCGGTCTTCCAGAGGTTTCAGCTAAAACCCTAACAACTCTTTCCTTATTTTCCCTTTCTATAGACAAAGGAGAAAAGCTTTTCACCAGTCTAAATACGTTTCCTATATAAAGTTTTTTATCGAGGAGGGGATAAGAGATAAATGGTAAAATTTCTCTATTTTTTCTATATTTCTCTTCGATCGTAATTTTTATATCAAGTTCTTTATCGCCAACTTCTATTGCTCCAACCTTTTCTCCGAGATTTAGGCTTCTTAGATACGTTCCTAGTAAAGACGAATATAAACCCAACTTTGAGTTTTTTTCTCTATCAGGAATTAATAAATATTCAGGTAAATTTTTCTCTCTTGAAATTCTTACGCTTCTTACTCCTTTTGTATTTTCAAGAATCCCCTTTACATATTCAGCAATAGAGTCAGTGATAATAAAGTTTTCTCCGTATATTAGAATTTGAATGGGTGCACCAAATCCCTGAATTAAGTGTTGTAAATTTCCGGTAGATAAAACCTGAAAAGATTTTATTCCCGGTATATCTTTTATCCTTCTTTCTAGAAAATCTGCTATTTCAAAGATACTTCTCTCTCTTTGATCTTTGCTACCAATATTTATAAAGAAAAAACCGGTATTTTCACCTTCCACTACTCCCATAACACTTAAAAATCCAGACTCTGACCTTCCAACCCTTAAAGTAAAATACTTGACTTCTTCAATTTCAGATATAATATCTTCTATATGTCTTGAGAGTGAGTCAGTTACTTTAAATTTAGTGCCCGGAGCTAAAACAAAACTTCCCCTTAGTTCTCCCGAGTCAGACTCAGGAAAAAACTCGGTTTTTACTATACCGGTCAAAAATAGTAGAACTCCAAAGACAAATAGTAAAAAACCAATAAGTAGGGTTAAGAAGCTTTTGCCTATCGCTAAGTCAAGAGTTCTTCTATAAAAATCTTTTAATTTTTCAAATAGATAAAAGAGAAGCCCTTCTTCCTTTGGTGTCTTTTTTATAACAATTCTTGAAAGTGTTGGAGTTATAGTTAAACTGACAATTAAAGAAGTTAAAAGTACTGTAGTAACCATTAGGGCAAGCTGTCTAAAGATTATTCCAACAAATCCAGTTCCAATTACAAGTGGACCAAAAATAGCGATAGTTGTAAGAGTTGAGGCAAGAATTGGACTAAAGACCTCTAACGCGCCCTTATAGGCAGCATCTAAGGAATTTTCACCTTTTTCTCTTCTATAAAATATATTTTCGAGTACAACTACGGCATTATCAACAACCATTCCGGCAGCTAAAGCTAATGCTGAAAGAGAAATTATATTAATTGATCCTCCTGTTAGTTTTAAAACTATAAATCCTACTATTAATGAGAAGGGTATAGTTAAGGCTATTACAAAACTTGAAGATAGGTGTCTGAGAAAAACTAAAGTGACAAGAAAAATAAATAAGACAGCCCAATATACGGTACTTGTCAAATTTTGGATAGATGCCCTTATAAATCTTGAAATATCGTTTACAACCTTTAACTCTATTCCAGGGTAATCTCTTAAAATTTTATCTATTTCTTTCTTTACTCTTTCAGAAACTAAAACAGTATTTGCTCCAGACTGCTTTAGTATTCCAAATAAAAGTGAAGGCATCTTTTGGCTTCTAACTTTTGTTATGACGTCATCGTAACCTATTTTTACATCAGCAACCTCACCTAACCTATAAATGCCCTTGCCTTTCACATATATCGGAATGCTTCTAATTTCTTCAAGAGAGGAAAATTTTGAGTTCACCTTAGCACTGATTGAAAAGTTATGATCCTCTATGTTTCCTATAGGGATATTCAGATTTTCTCTTAGAAGTGTTTCCTTTATTAAAAATGGGGTGATGCCGTACTCTTCTAAGTATTTTTTCTTAATCTCTATTTTAACTATTTCTCTTTTGCCACCTCCCCAGTACTGAACATCACCTACTCCTGGAATTCTTCTGAGCTTTTCAACAATTTCCTCCTCAAAAAAAGACCGTAAGTCAAAAAGTGTGTCCTTGACTGTAAAGGTTCCTATTAGTATTGGAATTTGGGTAGGATCAAATTTAAAAACTTTAGGAGTCTCTATGTCTTCTGGAAGAAAAAATTTTGCAAATTCAATTCTTGTTCTTATATCATCGGCAGCCTTATCAATGTCTGTTCCCCAGTCAAACTCAACCATAACAGCTGAAATATCTTGAACAGATAACGATCTTATCTTTGTAACGTTTGGAACAGTAGAGACAGCATTCTCTATAGGCTTTGTAACCTCCCTTTCAATTTCCTCAGGAGAAGCGCCTGGTCTTATTGTTACTATACTTACCATAGGTATTGATATTTCAGGGAAAAAGTCAATAGATAAAACTCTTATGGAAAATAGACCTATTAAAAATAAAACAGAATAAAAAGAAAAGGTAAAAATGGGCCTTTTTACAAAAAATTTTGTCATTTTAACTTCCTCCTATTATTTTAACTTTCACTCCTTCTCTTAGAAGTTCTGCTCCATCCAAAACAACAAGATCCTTTTCTGAGATACCTTCAACAATCTCTATGTAACCGCCACCTTCAATCCCTGTAATTACGGGCACTCTCTTTGCCACTTCATTTTCAATAACAAATACGGTTTTCTTTACAGCTCCAAGCACACACTTTGAGGGAACTTTTAATACTCTCTCCTTTTTTAACAGAGTTATCTCAACTTCACAGGGAGAACCTGGTAAGATTTTTTTATCAGATTTAAAAAATATTGTAAGTTCAAAATTTCCTGTTAGAGGATCTGAAGTGTTACTTATTTCTCCAATAACTCCCTCAAAATCTTGAGAGTCCACAAAAATTCTCACCTTTTTGTCCTTAAACATATTTTTATGATATTCATAGGGAAGCGATAGTCTAACCTTGAATTCTTTATCGCCATAGATTCGTGCAAGAGGTTTTTGAGGAGGTATAAATTCTCCTGGGTCATATTTAAAGTATGAAATTCTTCCAGAGACAGGAGCTTCAATTTTAAAGGGTTCAAACTCAAGCCCAAGATCCCTTCTTTCAAGTAGTAGTATAATTTCGCCCTTTTTGACATAATCGCCGTCATCTTTTAATTTTCTATAGTAATAACCTGGAATAGGTGTATAAACTAGGATATCAGGGTTACCTTCAATACTTGATGAAAATCTTACATTCAAATGGATGTCTCCATAAAAGGGCCTGGTTACGGTAACTGGAACTAAATGCTCCTCCCTTTCTTTTATATTGTTTTTTTCTTTTTTGCAGGAGACA
The genomic region above belongs to Candidatus Hydrothermales bacterium and contains:
- a CDS encoding efflux RND transporter periplasmic adaptor subunit; the protein is MKRLFIISFCMLIFVSCKKEKNNIKEREEHLVPVTVTRPFYGDIHLNVRFSSSIEGNPDILVYTPIPGYYYRKLKDDGDYVKKGEIILLLERRDLGLEFEPFKIEAPVSGRISYFKYDPGEFIPPQKPLARIYGDKEFKVRLSLPYEYHKNMFKDKKVRIFVDSQDFEGVIGEISNTSDPLTGNFELTIFFKSDKKILPGSPCEVEITLLKKERVLKVPSKCVLGAVKKTVFVIENEVAKRVPVITGIEGGGYIEIVEGISEKDLVVLDGAELLREGVKVKIIGGS
- the rseP gene encoding RIP metalloprotease RseP; amino-acid sequence: MISTVVVTLLLLSVLIFIHELGHFLASKLLKVPVEEFSIGFGPKVFSFKSKETTFKISLIPFGGYVKVFGEDIEGENSFWYRPFYVKFLILISGVLFNFLFGFIIIFLLFFLFGIVESGPYIDEPKEETPAYIAGFKFGDKILKVDGKNFVRWKEFYAVFQDGDTHVVSILRNNRDTLKLKLWGVWNDTVSKFETGILPVLFPVIGEVVPGLPAEKVGFKEKDTIIKINDTNIKKWEEIQSLIEKSGGKKVVVKVKRGGDTLTFEVNPIKINDSYKIGIRADINVLKLPFLKALQHAWEESYFIIYQTFRFIFLFLRGKAPIESFGGPVMIGKVVGETKSKGLSSLLFILAFISINLALINLLPIPALDGGHLLTITVEAILRKRLSFRIRSLIQLIGFALLISISILITILDIHRILK
- a CDS encoding efflux RND transporter permease subunit, with amino-acid sequence MTKFFVKRPIFTFSFYSVLFLIGLFSIRVLSIDFFPEISIPMVSIVTIRPGASPEEIEREVTKPIENAVSTVPNVTKIRSLSVQDISAVMVEFDWGTDIDKAADDIRTRIEFAKFFLPEDIETPKVFKFDPTQIPILIGTFTVKDTLFDLRSFFEEEIVEKLRRIPGVGDVQYWGGGKREIVKIEIKKKYLEEYGITPFLIKETLLRENLNIPIGNIEDHNFSISAKVNSKFSSLEEIRSIPIYVKGKGIYRLGEVADVKIGYDDVITKVRSQKMPSLLFGILKQSGANTVLVSERVKKEIDKILRDYPGIELKVVNDISRFIRASIQNLTSTVYWAVLFIFLVTLVFLRHLSSSFVIALTIPFSLIVGFIVLKLTGGSINIISLSALALAAGMVVDNAVVVLENIFYRREKGENSLDAAYKGALEVFSPILASTLTTIAIFGPLVIGTGFVGIIFRQLALMVTTVLLTSLIVSLTITPTLSRIVIKKTPKEEGLLFYLFEKLKDFYRRTLDLAIGKSFLTLLIGFLLFVFGVLLFLTGIVKTEFFPESDSGELRGSFVLAPGTKFKVTDSLSRHIEDIISEIEEVKYFTLRVGRSESGFLSVMGVVEGENTGFFFINIGSKDQRERSIFEIADFLERRIKDIPGIKSFQVLSTGNLQHLIQGFGAPIQILIYGENFIITDSIAEYVKGILENTKGVRSVRISREKNLPEYLLIPDREKNSKLGLYSSLLGTYLRSLNLGEKVGAIEVGDKELDIKITIEEKYRKNREILPFISYPLLDKKLYIGNVFRLVKSFSPLSIERENKERVVRVLAETSGRPLGEIRKELETKLENILGEKGGYRVEFGGLTEEQAESFKILLYAFFIGIVIVYLVMAAQFESFILPFIIMFTVPSGITGVALIHILTNTSFSVPSFVGLIMMIGIVVNNAIVMLDYVERLKNEGKKVIEATKEGALRRLRPILITSFTTIMGLTPLVILGGEGSETWKPLALSVIGGLLFSLLVSLVFIPTIYVFIQKKILKRE
- a CDS encoding 1-deoxy-D-xylulose-5-phosphate reductoisomerase; amino-acid sequence: MRVFVFGATGSIGKSFFSLVKNFPEIEVVGIQAHKNEKKLVKLKEKFKVNYAFLTGRQSNSKDVIDDREKLKEFVTSKKIDRVLFGAAGVDLFDVFFELLEKNKVICMANKEIIVAFGEIIKQKNLNNIIPVDSEHSSIFRIIKYLNFNDIEKIILTASGGPFYNIENSKLAKVKVKEALKHPRWKMGKKITIDSATLINKGFEIIEAHYLFGIEPERIEVLYHPQSKIHGLVLLRDGTYIAHISEPDMRIPILNALFYPEIKNYNRRVDKFYGTLNFEKIKKSKRKLIDLCLKALKEKKGKPAYIVGADEELVRLFLMGKIKFNEIEKILYKVYKKSIAVDDRDPNEILKSIEVSKKMVHKELG